A single region of the Vicia villosa cultivar HV-30 ecotype Madison, WI linkage group LG4, Vvil1.0, whole genome shotgun sequence genome encodes:
- the LOC131597656 gene encoding uncharacterized protein LOC131597656, giving the protein MVYPKEATKIRWGNLEEEDEHLDFVLSTHQVIRPDESGIIGTMEYKFDNDGNMVKITTITYQRTRAIERPNLPKFGDSVHEDIDSHLTMVYAKEIVLGCPKPIGYSLTRDASGSTNDAYVPRCMRGGATAYRFAESSMRRRIV; this is encoded by the coding sequence ATGGTTTATCCAAAGGAAGCGACAAAGATAAGGTGGGGAAATTTGGAAGAAGAGGACGAGCATCTAGATTTCGTGTTATCAACACATCAAGTGATAAGACCTGACGAAAGTGGAATCATTGGAACTATGGAGTACAAATTTGACAATGATGGTAACATGGTTAAAATCACAACAATCACTTACCAACGCACACGTGCCATTGAGCGTCCTAACTTGCCTAAGTTTGGCGACTCCGTTCATGAAGATATCGATAGTCACCTTACTATGGTTTATGCAAAAGAAATTGTTCTCGGATGCCCTAAGCCTATTGGCTATTCTCTAACAAGGGATGCATCCGGTTCAACTAATGATGCATATGTACCTCGCTGCATGAGAGGTGGTGCAACTGCATATAGGTTTGCAGAGTCAAGTATGAGACGGAGGATAGTCTAA